The Amblyomma americanum isolate KBUSLIRL-KWMA chromosome 11, ASM5285725v1, whole genome shotgun sequence genome includes the window ACATGCGCAAGCCCATTACTGTGGAGAAACGCGTTGCCGTGGGATTGTACCGCCTGTGTTCCAGCGCTGAGGACCGGGCAATTGCACATCTTTTTGGCATTGGCCGGTCCACTGTGAATACTGTATTCAGGGAATTCTGTCAAGCAGTCGTCAACAACCTTGAGAGCACCTGGCTGCACATGCCACGGCAGATGGCCGAGCACATGCGGGAGTGCTACGCCGTCACTGGTTTTCCACAGGCCATCGGCGCGCTAGACGGGTGCCACTTTGCCATATCACCGCCCAAGAAAGATGCAGCAGACTATTACAACTATAAAGGCTGGTATGTTCTTTTATATTGCCTTTGAATTTGTTAATAGCAGTGCAGGGACAAAACAGTAAATGACTGAAAACGGCATTAACCAAGAAATTCTTGTTTATAAGGTACCACGACATACAGGTTTCGTTTTAAAAAATGTCGATTTGTTATACAGAATCATATGCAGTATGTCTACTGAAATGCAGAATGCTGTATCAGCTCCTTCACTGACAGatgcgcattttttttctgcacatgaTAAATAGAACACACATcctcatttttgtttgttttgcttgatAAAAGCTAGCGTTTGTGCCTTTTTTCTCCTTCAAAGTAATGCAGTAATCATTTTCGATAAACCTACCAACCCAAACTGAAATACTAGTTGCTTCAGGTAGACATTCCGCTCACAAAAGAAAGCGTCGACCGGAGAAGCATCATTAATTAGTGTTTTTCAGGTGGTAAAATATATTGCCTAGGAGGAAACCACTGTAAATCCATATATTTCTGTACATACACTCCTGTTCTCAGTATTTCTAAACTTGATGTTGACAAACTGATCAAAACTTTTTAATTTACTTCAGACAGTTTCTGCACCATGCTGATAAACATTTCTTACATGCAGGCACAGCATCATACTGCTGGCGATTGTCAGTCACCAGTGCCAGTTCCTCTATTTGAACGTGGGGAGCCCAGGCAGGTGCCATGACGCCCGTATGGGCGGTCCAAGCTGAAGAGAATTGTGGATAGTGACCGCTTCAATTCTCCAGTCTTCCGTGATAGAAGGGACACCTGTTGCACCGATTATTCTGTGTGACCAAGCCTTTCCACTCACATCGCATTTGCTGAAGCCATTTTCAAATGCCCCATGCGTTTCGAAACAAGCTCTCTTCAACTACAACCTATCCTGGTCGAGGAGAATTGTGGGAAATGCATTTGGGCGAGTGAAGGCACGCTTCAGATTCATCATGAAGAGAATGGAGTGTAAACCGTCAAATGCAAAGCAGGCCATTAAGGCGTCCTGTACTTTGCACATCTGCGAAGCCTTTCAAGACAACGTGGACGAGCAGTGGGTACAAGACATGCACACATTCAATGCACTGTGCCAGCAGCCGTCACACAACAGTGATGCATGTACTGGAGACGGCCAGGACGTGAGGGCTGCACTTGCAGAGTATTTCTGGAAGCAGGCCCAATAGATTTAGTGACCCATGAGGAGCTCAAGAACATACTTtatttctaataagggagtaattactcattgccatccacccaagtgcagccatacggcattgggtggatgccaatgaggaatcccccaaggtggagtagaattgtaataagggagtaattactcattggcatccaccaaagcgcagtCATACAGCActcggtggatgccaatgagtaattacttatcacaattctactccaccttgggggattcccctaataaTTTCCCCTAATCATTCTaataattttaaatagatataaagatataaataaccctactaagaaagcattgcatgaattatttcttcagaaataattccCGAGTTCCCTTGTATgtttttgcaaatttgttttttgcacttgcaCTTCCGTATTTTCAGTAATGATGATTTAGTGCTTTTTGACTGTcctgtttttgtgaaaactgtaacctgactatatgttcgcttttttattttgtgtatgtaAAGATTTTCAACTCTATCtgctccctttttttttctgtgcgtgtaacgattttgaactgagtctgcccctgttccttgtaacggctgcctggtcctcgtcaagctgtatacctacagcttttagtccaggcagccagccagaattttctgggaaataaatggaattgaattgaatatgaCCATACTTTATTTCTCCAGGTATTTGAGGAGTGCATCCGTCAACTGTTTCTCGGTGGCTGTTGATTCCCGGAGAATTTCCATCTCCATTCTCCTCAACTCCATTTTTTCTCTCCGGCTTCTTCTGAGGTCGGCGCACAACTTGCGATTTGTGTTGACAAGGTCTTGTAAGAGactcttttgtgtggcatgcctgCTTGGCTTCGCTGTTTGGTGGCTGTTTGGTGGTGGTGTTTGATGGTGgctgtttggtggttgtgttTGGTGGTGGTGTTCGGTGGCTTCGCTGTTTGGTGGTGCTGCTTGTAATCTGTGGTCTGTGCTGGGTGCTGCCGGTAAAGGTGAAGAGGGTGAGGGCAGGGCTGACGGTTTGCATCTCGATTCATATGGTGGTGGCGAAGGTGGCTCGGAGACTGCAGCCTGAGTCATCGACGACTCGTCATCAGCTGGTGACGGtggctcctgctgcatgctgtctATTagctgaaaaagagaaaaaaatgtgtgtGAAAAGGTGGCTTGCAATGACTCTCCTGGATGTTACTAAGGAAGTGAAACACAGCTACGTGTTGCATGCATTCCTTCACCTCAGCACGCATAGTGTGCGCATTTCTATATTGAATATTCTATCCTACCCTAGCATTATGTGGCTGTGACATTTCTCTTATGCTCTGACCATGCCCAATTTGAATTCATGTGCACAGTTTTACCCAGCCACAAAGGGTGCTGAGGGTGATGAATCAATAAACAAGCCATGTTTATCATGTGCCATGCCACCAGACGAACACTATAGATCAATATGTCATATACCTGAGAATTATCTCTTACTGGGTTTGCAGAAGCCCTGAATTATTCTACAGACGTGTACTTACCATTTCGACAGAGACATTTTCGTCATCCACTGTTTCATCCATCAGGCTGCTAACGTTGACGGGCAGGCGACCAAGAAAGCGGGCAATTTCTTTGTAATAGCGCCATGTAATGGCACCTTGACCAGTTGTCTTGCGGCTAAGTTTCCTGCAAGAAAGGTATGCAATTTCTGCAATTTCATTTATATTGTTGAGAGGACTCTACAACATCACTGGTACTAGAAAAGCATTTAACCGTTGTTGGTATGCTGTCTGGTAGTGATATTTGCTCATCAATGTATTGCATCCATGCTACTTACACAAGAACTAGTCAAATGCAGCTTTTCACATATTTTGACACTTCAGCAGTTTCAAATAAAATTAATTTGCCCGAGTCATAAGAAAACGGTGGTCGTCGGACacacaaagcaaaaataaaaacactgtgAAATGAACTAGTACTTCGAGAGCAGTCAAATTAACAGGTTTtgtaataaaaaattaaaaacaaatgcatTAACGATGCGTTTGCATACCCAGCTGTAGTAAATGTATCACTACAAAGTAGCGGCCCATGTGCTGGCGTGACAAAAGGAATCTACGGACAGATTGCATCACAGATTACTTGAAATAAGCGCCATGTGAACGGCGAGGCACAGGCCGATTGTTCTTCAGTGCTTCTTTTAAAGCGTGTGCGCGTGGTACCATACATTGTCCCGACCGCTGAAAACAACACGCACACGGTGACGGCGCCTTGTAAtgtagatggtttggtttatggggtttaatgttccaaagcgaatcaggctacgagaaacgccgcggtggagggctccggaatttcgacaacctagggttctttaatgcgcactgacatcgcatagcacatgggccctgccatttcgcctccactgaaatgcgaccgccgcggccaggatcgaacccgcgtctttcagcaGCTGAGCACTTGTAATGTAGGACGTAAGTTTTCACTTACCGGTACCTGTTTCCGAGGTTTTCAATCTTCGATTTTATTTCTTTGATTGATTTTTGCACACCTTGCGCGCGAAGACATTCGGCCCATGGCAACGTACACCTGCAGGTTGCGCTTCGCCTGGTGCAGATCGCCGATATGATCTTCCCAGACTTTGAGACGTACGCGCGTTTCCTCATCGGTCCAATGTGCCTTCGGCTTGCGATTTTGCGCTGACGAGGCTGTGCAGCTGTCTTCCATGGCAGATGGCACGCAAAAATGCAGTCACGCCAACCACGCTTCGTCCGCACTGTCAAAACCGAGAACGagttgtaaacaaacatggccgaCAGGGACCGTCGGTGACTGGGAAGAATAATTTGGTTGTACTACAAATTTCTTCAGACATCCTCCTGTACGTCAAAACAAGATTTCAAATATATTATAAGTGCAAACAGTAAAAGTTTTTATTGTTTATATTATGTTTtcactaatcagttttgtaaatTTTCACCAAGtcgctgtcgtcgagattacacaggtcgcgcgtgcatgagttcgggaaactcattcactgggcgaatgtcgttagctgtgaatcCCATTGACTGTGCCTgtgtagcagcaaaaaaaacgccattcaaatgtaatgtcattcgctgcgaatgacattacacgcgccgtgtgacaggggtatggcTCTCTGTGAATGCTGAAGGCGACTGGCAGCAGCTGTtttgtgtttcctttttttcttttttttttctcatgacgAGATGGTTGCGACGTAGTCCGGGTGATTGGCACCTGAAAAGGGCCTCGCGTCTAAACTTCTTATATCGCGTCTAAACTTCTTATAATGAGAGCCAGTCAGAACGCGAATGAGTTGCAGGCGTTGAATCTTGCACTGTTCGCCATGTGACTGAAGAGCAACCACGCAGATTAAGAAATGCAAACTATCATATTCAGATGCAGAAATGCAATGCTAGCCACCGTTGCTGAACTTGTCCAGCTCCATGAGTGCTGCCCATTGCTTTCGCCCCTATAAGGTCACGATAAACATATTCTGCTGCCTTCCTTCAGGCTTGTGGCCCAACCAGCCGGCCGCACCGCAACTCGTCGGGATATTGAAAATCGCGCTAAAAAATACGCAAGCGTGGCATACCCAAGGCGCACAGTACTGCCTTTTGCCTACACAGCGGAAGTCACTGCTGACACCAGCGCCACGGCATCTCCATGATGTTTGTCTGTACAGTGACAAATCAAGAAGAAAATGCGCTCAGCTAATTGCAGAAACgtttactacaaaaaaaaagaacaggtctTCCTACCTTATTTCACTCAAGATCGTAAAAGTATTTCTCTTAATAAAGCTAGCACAAAGTCCAAAAATGAATTTGAAGTGAATTTGAAAATGAATACCTTTGCATCGCGTATTTAGTAGTACAGTTTAAACTCGGTCTAACGAAACCCTATTTTACCAAGTTCTTGATCTAACGAAGACAATTTGACTCCCTGGCAAATGCCTATAGGTTTCAGTATGTTAAATAACCCGTATAACAAAACAAACGACTAGTAAACCCGATTTAATGAAGTTTTTCCGGGAACAAATGAGGAAATAAAGGTGATTTTTTACTTAATTTGCCCATGATGTCTAGCAACTTGTTGGCAGTGTGCCGGGAGTAGCATCTAGGAGCCGAACTCACGTCCCTGGTTTTGTTTTGACGGGGCTGCAAGTGGCTGAACGGAACAAAGGACGCGGCAGTAGGCAATGCCTCTTACCTTGGCTTCGGATCCATTTTACTGCATGGTGCTTTCACGCACAACAGATTCGTGCTGCTGTTGTGGACTTTTCATAAGCGCAGGTGGGGGTTGTCGGCTAAGGAGATGCCGCGGCAGCTGTTAAGTGCTGGTAGTTTGCAATTTTGGAATTTCGAAGGGCGAAAAAGTGCCCTCCTCGATTTTACAAATTTCCCGATTTAACGAACTAATTTGTGGTTGCTCttatcgagttttgactgtatctATATTGTTTGGTCCTATCGTACTTGCTTTGCTTTTTCCCATGTATGTATTTCCCACTCCTCCTTGGACATACAGCATGATCacagtattcaataaataaataagtgaacTGAAAATTgcacagaagaaaaacaaaatacagtGGTTCATTATCATGTGACATAGTATTCACCATTTTTGCTGTATATGCTGGTAACACAAATGCAGTTACAAAGCAGGTACAAAGCAGCCGCACGGAGAGAACTGCACACTCTGCTTACAGTTGAAACTTGAAACAACAGAAAAAATATTACGCATTGGacataaaacaataaatattCCCCTCACACAAGGGGCAGCTCAGCAATCTTTAGATTGCTATAAATAAGCATTATTAGCACCAGCACTGAACTATCTGCGAGTGGcatattgccacgaatctttgtagtgtttgttcattcttcaaagctgctttatcactttgtggatGTGAGATgtgaccagatttatcttgattgatcgcatccaggtggaGCCGATTCTGCCTTGTTCCAGAAcgctctagtaactttgcatgctttatctcgaaagtttgctatcagctttaaattgagcacggccgggagcagcgggcattttgttcgatgaccgcccagcacgcttgttgctatgccgccgctgagtgattcagtccattgtggatTCAAGTCAgctcaaataaagagttttgtttagacaccattttcgccgtctttctgctctccggactgcagtcaccacttcgtgacatctggtggaggtgctgggtggccttCCTAGTACCGGACACCCCCTTTAAGTCATGACGCCAGCCCTTAGCGCTTCGCACAAGAGAACGAGTCAGTAGTTCACCGAGCCAGCCGATGTCTCCggggagagcagcctgagttcgggaccctgccggaccacaccagacagcgaaaagacgctttGTTtgaacctcgccaaagatgtcgaccctgatcatactgcagcagccacgggtgctgccaactttcaatggatccctaggcgaggaccccgaagaatggttggatcgaTTTGAGTGCGTGGCATCATTCAATAATTGGGGTGATGCGGTGAAAATCGAGCACGTCTTTTTCGCATTGGAGGGCTCAGCACACAGGTGGTATGAAAACCATGAGTCTTCCCTAACGACATGGGGGCTGTTCAAGAGAGAACTTTTGAAGACGTTCAGCAGTGTCGTAAGGAAAGATAGAGCCGAACGATTCCTcaagtccaggatccagcttccgaacgagctCTTATGTAGttatgtggaagaaatgaagcgcctctttcgccgtgCTGATCCCGatatgactgaggaaaagaaagttgaGTTCTTAATGCACGGCGTCAAAGACAAACCTTTGCCAACCTcatctgccagccgccaaaaaccgtcgaggaattcatgcaagaagcctgcaccatcgagaagaccctcgacgtccttACTCGGCTATGCAACTGCCCTGCTTACGTCTCTGCAATTTTTCAggaccagcgacagcttgcgggaagttatccgcgcgTAGGTCCAgtcaacgcgaaattctagaggcccagcaTCCTCTACAATGATTCACTTTAATGGTGCAGTGTACGTCCAGAGAAAAGGAATTTGTACTGTATTGGGTGTTGTGTGGCGCCAATCTTAACCCACATCTACCTGTCTAAATTTGACaccttactgaaagaaaaattggacaGGAACCATGTTGCAAAGGTGTTCcgttatgttgatgattttttagtacttttgaaaGTTTTACCTAATGACAATCTGCAGGATGCGGCGGCTAGTGTTTTAGATTGCTTTATTTCGTGCTCTAGCTCATTGATGTTTACCCATGAATTACCGGACGACAACCGTATTAGATTTTTAGACCTTGTTCTAACTTTTACCTGCGATGGACACCTTTGCTGGACCTATGCCCCACGAACCAAGAAAGTCTTACTTCCTTACAGCTCCCGCCACTCCAAACTTACCAAAAAGGCTATTGCAACCTTATGCCTCAGTAACACGGTAGAAAAAAACTGCTTCCATACTGtacaagaaagctttctgcaggaagagcaaagactaatagaagcaggctttcctaCGCATGTAATCAAAGGTGTGTCTGGAAAgcttctaaaaaaaatgaaagccaaacctaacgtgatagaagaaaggaaggacaaaAGAAAGTGTGAAGTTATGCCTTATTTGCACGCATTTTCACTCAACATAAAGAAGGTCGCGAGTTAGCACAGTGTCgatgtcttctcagccccgcacAAACTGGCCAGTTTATGCAGAAAAATTGACGAtaggaagagtaaaatttcacagtgCACGATCAATCATGAATTCAAATGTGTCACGTGTGCCACCCAGATAGTTTACTGCatacctttatcctgcgggaataTGTACATTGGGCAGATTGGCCGCagtcttaacacccggctcagagaacataAAAGGTCGATTTCCACAGATGACGTGGAGAATTTGCCTAAACATTGCAGGAAGCACAAATGCACTCCGCTCTGCAAGAAGGCTtcaatttttggacgcggtaaaactaagagtcaacgcgaaattctagaggcataccatatcgttaaacaAGCAGATTGATGTGTAAGTGACGTGACGGTTAGTCTGTTAGATAAAGAAATCAGATTTTTGAACTCCTTAACGTAACGTGTCGCACAATGATTGCGGTCCTGTTCAcgtgtgcgcaagcgtggtttgatactGAAGGGCATAAATAtgatcgtttctgaaataaatgcagtcgatagcATCGTCCTGTGTTGCTGTTCTGTGTTTCCgttttttgcgctggttttctttctggcGCTCAAGAGAAAATTTGAGATCGTCCATGTAGGGAATAAATGTCGCTCGCCTGTAGTATTCCTCCTTGAAGTTGTAGAGCCTGATGCTTCTGTGTGCCGACTACTTGCGGCATTTCACAGCTTACAGCAGAATCAGCCGCTTTCTCTTGCGACATACAGAAAAAATTTTATGAAACTCCGCCTGAGAATTAACAGCCATTCGTTCCAGCTCTCTCAACATGAGATCTATGTAGTCTGAAGCGATGCTCATGTCAACAGACATACTTTGCTGGTACTCGGACAAATGATGTATTAAGCTTAAGAAAGTATCACAGACAGTAAGACATATAAGGAAAGAGCATACTCGATGGTGGAGGGCAGATGTGATGGAAGCGCGTGTTCCATCACGGGAGGCTTCCGTGCACTCTTCCAGTGCGGCAACTGCTTGGGGCAATGCTTCACTAAACACTGGAACTGCCGTGTAGCGTTCCACCTGCCTCGTTTCACAATACCGCTGTAAGCGGCAGAAGGATTTCGCAGCTCTTTCAAGGTGCCCCTTCAGGAGTGCAGTTCTTTTAGGCGATCCCCTGAAGAAAGCGCAAGCATAAATGATTGTGCTGAAGACACGCTGAATGTCTAACATTTGAGGTATCATTCAGGCAGAGATGAGCAGTGTGTGTACAACACAGTTGGAGACTTCTTGCAAATGATAGCCTGTATGCCATGGAATGCTCCACTCTTCACTGCCGCACCATCGTAGTCTTGGCCTCCGTGCATCAGCGAGTTCATGCATGCATGCGAGTTATCTGTGCATGAGCAAAGCCAGAAGTACTAACGTCTTTCACAGCTACAAGAAATCCTCTCGAATGCACAGTGCTGGGCTCAGCGTATTGCATGCACAATGAAAATTGTCGTCTGACGTTTCGTCTGCTAGCtcggaagaaaaaaaaccttGCTTTCTGCTACTTCTCTGAATATTTTGTCTTGGATTAGCTTTTTAATAATCTCGTATTGTATTGGGTGTTCCGTATTTATGTGTCCGGGTTGTAAGAAATTCTCCTGGGCAAACTATTGCCCTATTTGTGCTCAACTATAGACCACAAGGTAGCATATGATAGTCCGTGTTTTCTGATAAATAATTTAACATCAGAACTTGCCTGAATTGTCTGCAATAGGCGGAACACTGCATCGTTGGCGGCGTCAGCCAACGCGTGgtgtgcctttcagccagtccagtggcggctttgctttcgcttttatgttgttttttagATTTCTATGAAAAGAcattttcagtcacagacaatatagtcACAagttaggcccacggaaataaaaatacacatggactccttgatttacgtatcactccactGATGGCAGTGCGGCAaaccgccacgggactggctgacgtgttggttgactcctcctacctactgcgttgagttaaacaaaaaaggcgggagccgagaCATTTAATCCAATTTAGTTAGGGCaattggccgcacaggacaataattatagtaggatacaacttaaaaaaacagcagttgttaacactgggccacggtccgcggcgtactgtattactccgctagccagtcacaaaagtgaatgaaatcagctttttaatatttgactttattaaacaagccaggtatcaaacatctacagcttataactttttgctcatggttagcttcttgtttaggtgagaagagaagttttaacgacggcctacatttttgtcgtggaggaattctgtgcgccggtcctgaatgtgggcggagcttcactgcagacttaagttttatccgactatagaagtttctaagaatgcccggaacgtgtagatagagttcccacgataaaaagacgagttcagattcctcttcagtgcaccttttgAAATATAGTGATTTTGGCTCAAAACCACTTTAAAATCTATCCTAAAAGGTTACATGAACTCGGAGGAGATGGTAAATGATCTGCATGTGGCTAATTCAGGGGGTAAAAAGACAGACGACAAAAATTGATCTCTTTTGATCAAGGGGATTCAAactgcatttttgtgcatttcaaAACGCAGCACTAATTGAGTTCTCCACTGATCTGATATGAATGAATGCTTTTAAGTGCGTTCTTATCCGCTCATAGAATTTTTTCCTATTTGCCACTAGGTTGCACTGTGGGAGTGTACCCATCAAAGAATGGAATCATGTGCCTGCACTGTCTAGTAAATGAAGACCCTGCCATATCGTATGCATTGCAGTTCTACTGGGGGTTTTCACTTGTGTCACAGTGCCCCCTATTTCGTTTAGTGCAGTGGGGATGTGGGTTGAGAGTTCAGCCCACAGTACAAACAGCCACATTGCTGGGCTGGTTTACATGAAGAGAACATCATGACATGGAGTGCAGTTGCTGCAAACATTGGATACTGTGCTATCACTGAAAACCTGCCTCTCCTCAGGCAAAAGTTCAAAAT containing:
- the LOC144110596 gene encoding uncharacterized protein LOC144110596, with product MDETVDDENVSVEMLIDSMQQEPPSPADDESSMTQAAVSEPPSPPPYESRCKPSALPSPSSPLPAAPSTDHRLQAAPPNSEATEHHHQTQPPNSHHQTPPPNSHQTAKPSRHATQKSLLQDLVNTNRKLCADLRRSRREKMELRRMEMEILRESTATEKQLTDALLKYLEK